Sequence from the Actinocatenispora sera genome:
CGGCATCAGGACCGCCCGCCGGGGCGCACCATCGGGAACGCCAGGGTGTCCCGGATGGACAGTCCGGTCAGCAGCATCACCAGCCGGTCCACGCCGAGGCCGAGGCCGCCGGTGGGCGGCATGCCGTACTCCAGGGCGGTGAGGAAGTCCTCGTCGAGTTCCATCGCCTCCGGGTCGCCGCCGGAAGCCCGCAGCGACTGCTCGGTCAGCCGGCGCCGCTGCTCGACCGGGTCGGTCAGCTCGGTGTAGCCGGTGCCGATCTCGGCACCGAACGCGACCAGGTCGAAGCGTTCGGCGAGCCGGTCGTCGCGCCGGTGCTGCCGGGTCAGCGGCGACACGTCCGCCGGGAAGTCGAGGTAGAACGTCGGCTCGACGGTGGTGCGCTCGACCAGCCGGTCGTACAGGTCGAGCAGCAGCTCACCGTGGCTCTCGCCGTCCTCGTACGGCACGTGCAGTCGGTCGGCGTGGGCGGCCAGCTCGGCGACCGGCGTGTCCACCGTGACCGGCGCACCGACCGCCGCCGACACCGCCTCGTGCACCGTGCACCGCCGCCACCGGCCGCCGATGTCCACTTCGGACACCGATCCGTCCGCGGCGGTACGCCGCAGCACCGGGGCGCCGAACGCCGCGGTCGCCGCGGACTGGATCAGCGTCTGCGCGAGCTCGGCGACGTCGTGGTAGTCGGTGTACGGCTGGTAGGCCTCCAGCATGGTGAACTCGGGGTTGTGGGTGGCGTCCACGCCCTCGTTGCGGAAGTCGCGCCCCAGCTCGAACACCGCGCCCATGCCGCCGACGCACAGCCGCTTGAGGAACAGCTCGGGCGCGATCCGCAGGTACAGGTCGAGGTCGTAGGCGTTGGAGCGGGTGCGGAACGGCCGGGCGTTCGCGCCGCCGTGCACCCGCTGCAGGATCGGCGTCTCCACCTCGAGGAACCCGCGCCCGGTCAGCGTGGCGCGCAGCGAGCCGATCGCCGCCGCGCGCACCGCGAGCAGCCGCCGCGCGGCCGGCCGCAGGGCGAGGTCCAGGTGCCGCGCCCGGACCCGCGCCTCCGGGTCGGTGAGGCCACGATGCTTGTTGGGCAACGGATGCAGGCACTTGGCGGTGATGGTGAACGAGCGCACCAGTACCGACGGCTCGCCCCGCCGGCTGGTGACCAGCTCACCGTCGAGGGCGAGCTGGTCGCCCAGATCGACCTCGGTGGACCAGCGGCGCATCGCGGCGGCGCCGGTGTCCGTGGCGGTGAGCATCGCCTGCAGGTCGCCGGTGGCGTCGCGCAGCAGGACGAACCGGACCCCGCCGTGGTCGCGGTCGAGCAGCACCCGGCCGGCCACCCGTACCGTCTCGCCGGTGCGGTGGTCGGCGGGCAGGCCGGCGGCGCGCCGTGCCAGCTCGCCGCAGGCGTCGGTGACCGGCGCGACCACCGGGTACGGGTCGGTGCCGGCCGCGCGCATCTTCTCCATCGTGGCCAGCCGTACAGCGACCTGCTCCGGCACCGGCGGCCGGGTCGGGGCGATCGGCTCGTCCGGCTCGTCCGGCGGGCCGACCGTGGGACCGGTGGCCGGCGGCTGCGGTGGGGGCGCGCTGATCGCCCGGTCCCGGCCCCGGTTGAGCAGCGCCGACAGCCGGGGCACGGTGACGAACCCCTCGGCCATCGCCGAGGCGAGACCGACTCTTGCCACGTCCCGGGTGTCGCCGAAGCACAGGTAGCGCGGCAGCCAGACCGGCCGGTACTTGACGTTCGACCGGTAGAGCGACTCGATCTGCCACCACCGGGAGAAGAACAGCAGCAGCTTGCGCCACAGCCGCAGGATCGGCCCGGCGCCGATCCGGGCACCCTCCTCGAAGGCGGCGCGAAACACCGCGAAGTTCAGCGAGATCCGCGACACCGACAGCCCCGCGGCCGCGGCGACCACCGCGGCGACCATGAACTCCATCAGCCCGTTGTCGGCGTCCGGGTCGCGGCGCATCAGATCCAGCGACAGCCCGTGCCGGCCCCACGGTACGAAGGAGAGCAGGGCGGCCGGGGTGCCGTCCGGTGCCATCGCCTCGACCAGCACGCAGCGGGCGTCGGCCGGGTCGCCGAGCCGGCCGAGCGCCATCGAGAAGCCCCGCTCGGACTCGGTGTCGCGCCACGCCTCGGCCCGCGCGACGATCTGGGCCATCTCCTCGGCCGGCACGTCGGCGTGCCGCCGGATCCGGGTGGTGTAGCCGGCCCGCTGCACCCGGCGGACCGCCTGCCGCACGCCGCGCATCTCCCGGCCGTCCAGGGTGAAGTCGGCGACGTGCAGCACCGCCTCGTCGCCCAGCTGCAACGCCCGCAGCCCGGCCCGCGCGTACGCCGTCGCCCCCTGCTCGCTCGCCCCCATCACCGCCGGCGTCCAGGCGTACCGGCGGGCGAAGGCGTGCCACGCCGCGATCGCCGGCGCCCACGCCTCCGGGTCGCCGATCGGGTCGCCGGAGGCGAGGATGACCCCGCCGACCACCCGGTAGGTGATCGCCGCCTTGCCCGACTCGGAGAAGATCGCCGACTTGTCCCGCCGGGTGGCGAAGTAGCCCAGCGAGTCGCGCTCGCCGTACCGGTCGAGCAGGGCCCGGATGCGCGCCTCGTCGTCCGGCGGAAGTACCGCGGCGGTGCGTTGCGAGGCGAGCAGCACCAGCAGCGCGGCGAACAGCGTCGCCGCCACGCACAGCCCGGTGACCATCGCGATCCAGTGCGGCGCGCCGGCCGGTCCGTGCAGCGGGTCGCTGGAGTCCAGCAGCCGGTGTCCCACCCAGGAGGC
This genomic interval carries:
- the lysX gene encoding bifunctional lysylphosphatidylglycerol synthetase/lysine--tRNA ligase LysX, giving the protein MTNEATGTRWDRLRPRVPTVFATYLGLLALYGLIRAAVPPLRDYLYWPTALIETLGLPASVNLAWVAFLIILAGAVARRKRVAGVLLGVLLGLALVIDLIADGYVLTTLAAGHDLPDVYSADIVFAAVGTVFVAIEVIVLVRARHEFYARVQRGSFRKATATLVLGLVATAGIGYLLVTLDPGTLAGRRKRASWVGHRLLDSSDPLHGPAGAPHWIAMVTGLCVAATLFAALLVLLASQRTAAVLPPDDEARIRALLDRYGERDSLGYFATRRDKSAIFSESGKAAITYRVVGGVILASGDPIGDPEAWAPAIAAWHAFARRYAWTPAVMGASEQGATAYARAGLRALQLGDEAVLHVADFTLDGREMRGVRQAVRRVQRAGYTTRIRRHADVPAEEMAQIVARAEAWRDTESERGFSMALGRLGDPADARCVLVEAMAPDGTPAALLSFVPWGRHGLSLDLMRRDPDADNGLMEFMVAAVVAAAAGLSVSRISLNFAVFRAAFEEGARIGAGPILRLWRKLLLFFSRWWQIESLYRSNVKYRPVWLPRYLCFGDTRDVARVGLASAMAEGFVTVPRLSALLNRGRDRAISAPPPQPPATGPTVGPPDEPDEPIAPTRPPVPEQVAVRLATMEKMRAAGTDPYPVVAPVTDACGELARRAAGLPADHRTGETVRVAGRVLLDRDHGGVRFVLLRDATGDLQAMLTATDTGAAAMRRWSTEVDLGDQLALDGELVTSRRGEPSVLVRSFTITAKCLHPLPNKHRGLTDPEARVRARHLDLALRPAARRLLAVRAAAIGSLRATLTGRGFLEVETPILQRVHGGANARPFRTRSNAYDLDLYLRIAPELFLKRLCVGGMGAVFELGRDFRNEGVDATHNPEFTMLEAYQPYTDYHDVAELAQTLIQSAATAAFGAPVLRRTAADGSVSEVDIGGRWRRCTVHEAVSAAVGAPVTVDTPVAELAAHADRLHVPYEDGESHGELLLDLYDRLVERTTVEPTFYLDFPADVSPLTRQHRRDDRLAERFDLVAFGAEIGTGYTELTDPVEQRRRLTEQSLRASGGDPEAMELDEDFLTALEYGMPPTGGLGLGVDRLVMLLTGLSIRDTLAFPMVRPGGRS